Proteins co-encoded in one Aquincola tertiaricarbonis genomic window:
- a CDS encoding aminotransferase-like domain-containing protein, whose amino-acid sequence MSMLEPPLPSTALSRDGEATLAAQLAARYAERIEQQLLAPGARLPSVRECARRHTVSPSTVVAAYDQLAAQGLVEARPQRGFFVRGPQAGRRAAARAQPAPSAPRIRPTDAATMIRGMFHGVGTPGPGMGTLPPDWLDLPLLNGAMRRATADDDSALRYGEPAGDLRFRTAFVQRLADVGIGATPAQLLTTMGATHALDIVCRTLTQPGDAVLVDEPGWPIEFARLARLGLRVLPVPRGAQGPDLEVLRTLAQAHRPRLYITVSVLHNPTGAMLSLAAAHQVLKLAESCDFTIVEDDTYAYLAPAHVPRLSALDNLQRSIYLTGFSKILTPNWRVGCIATTPAMADRLIDTKLLGMLSTPTAPERALAVTLEQGSLRRHAERVIVRLEAARHRTQQLAEEAGFRFAAPPQGLFGWVDAGVDTERLTEAMLDRGWLLAPGTLFHATPRPTSLMRVNFATAQNATLWDTLRQVRSEL is encoded by the coding sequence ATGTCCATGCTCGAACCGCCCCTGCCTTCGACCGCGCTGTCGCGCGACGGCGAAGCCACGCTGGCCGCGCAGCTGGCCGCGCGCTATGCCGAACGCATCGAGCAGCAGCTGCTGGCGCCCGGGGCCCGGCTGCCCTCGGTGCGCGAATGCGCGCGCCGCCACACCGTGAGCCCCAGCACGGTGGTGGCCGCCTACGACCAGCTGGCCGCCCAGGGCTTGGTGGAGGCGCGGCCCCAGCGCGGCTTTTTCGTGCGCGGGCCGCAGGCCGGCCGGCGCGCCGCCGCGCGGGCCCAGCCGGCCCCCAGCGCACCCCGCATACGCCCCACCGACGCGGCCACGATGATCCGCGGCATGTTCCATGGCGTGGGCACGCCCGGCCCCGGCATGGGCACGCTGCCGCCCGACTGGCTGGACCTGCCGCTGCTCAACGGCGCCATGCGCCGGGCCACGGCCGATGACGACAGCGCGCTGCGCTACGGCGAGCCGGCCGGCGACCTGCGCTTTCGCACGGCCTTCGTGCAGCGGCTGGCCGATGTAGGCATCGGCGCCACGCCGGCCCAGTTGCTCACCACCATGGGCGCCACCCATGCGCTGGACATCGTGTGCCGCACCCTCACCCAGCCGGGCGACGCGGTGCTGGTGGACGAGCCGGGCTGGCCGATCGAGTTCGCTCGGCTGGCGCGGCTGGGCCTGCGGGTGCTGCCGGTGCCACGCGGTGCCCAGGGCCCCGACCTGGAGGTGCTGCGCACGCTGGCGCAGGCGCACCGGCCGCGGCTGTACATCACCGTCTCGGTGCTGCACAACCCCACCGGCGCGATGCTGTCGCTGGCCGCGGCGCACCAGGTGCTCAAGCTGGCCGAGTCCTGCGACTTCACCATCGTGGAGGACGACACCTATGCCTATCTGGCGCCGGCCCACGTGCCGCGGCTGTCGGCGCTCGACAACCTGCAGCGCAGCATCTACCTCACCGGCTTTTCCAAGATCCTGACGCCCAACTGGCGCGTGGGCTGCATCGCCACCACCCCGGCCATGGCCGACCGGCTGATCGACACCAAGCTGCTGGGCATGCTGAGCACGCCCACCGCGCCCGAGCGCGCGCTGGCGGTGACGCTGGAGCAGGGCTCGCTGCGCCGCCATGCGGAACGGGTGATCGTGCGGCTGGAAGCGGCGCGCCACCGCACCCAGCAGCTGGCCGAGGAAGCGGGCTTCCGCTTCGCGGCGCCGCCACAGGGCTTGTTCGGCTGGGTGGACGCGGGCGTGGACACCGAGCGATTGACCGAAGCCATGCTCGACCGCGGCTGGCTGCTGGCGCCGGGCACGCTGTTCCACGCCACGCCGCGGCCCACGTCGCTGATGCGGGTGAACTTCGCCACCGCACAGAACGCGACGCTGTGGGACACGCTGCGACAGGTGCGTTCCGAGCTGTAG
- a CDS encoding aminotransferase-like domain-containing protein produces the protein MTWTLARRAERLNPSIIREILKVTERPGIVSLAGGLPAAEGFPVEAMREAAARVLTEAPREALQYAASEGFGPLRDWVAAQLATQGLKVDADQVLITTGSQQGLDLAGKVLLDPGSRVAVESPTYLGALQAFAPYEPEFVPVDCDDQGPVPTELQAARGARFLYMLPNFQNPSGRCIGAPRRDALMAECLRLGLPVLEDNPYGDLWFDQPPAAPLAAHAPDQVLYLGSFSKVLAPGLRLGYVVAPKPLYPKLLQAKQAADLHTPGFNQRVVYEVIKDGFLDRHVPTIRARYKAQRDAMKAALEQHLPAGCRWQLPDGGMFFWVELPEGLDTLALLPQAVEAGVAYVPGAAFYASAPRMNTLRLSFVTVSAERITQGVAALGRVFQQALESQP, from the coding sequence ATGACCTGGACCCTGGCCCGCCGCGCCGAGCGGCTCAACCCATCGATCATCCGCGAGATCCTGAAGGTGACCGAGCGGCCCGGCATCGTCTCGCTGGCCGGCGGCCTTCCTGCGGCCGAGGGCTTTCCGGTCGAGGCCATGCGCGAGGCCGCCGCCCGCGTGCTGACCGAGGCCCCGCGCGAAGCGCTGCAGTACGCCGCCAGCGAAGGCTTCGGCCCGCTGCGCGACTGGGTGGCCGCGCAACTGGCCACGCAAGGCCTGAAGGTCGACGCCGACCAGGTGCTGATCACCACCGGCTCTCAGCAGGGCCTGGATCTGGCCGGCAAGGTGCTGCTGGACCCGGGCAGCCGCGTGGCGGTGGAGTCGCCCACCTACCTGGGGGCTCTGCAGGCCTTTGCGCCGTACGAGCCCGAGTTCGTGCCGGTGGACTGCGACGACCAGGGCCCGGTGCCGACCGAGCTGCAGGCGGCGCGTGGTGCGCGCTTCCTGTACATGCTGCCCAACTTCCAGAACCCGAGCGGCCGCTGCATCGGCGCCCCGCGGCGCGACGCGCTGATGGCCGAATGCCTGCGCCTGGGCCTGCCGGTGCTGGAAGACAACCCCTACGGCGACCTGTGGTTCGACCAGCCGCCGGCCGCGCCGCTGGCCGCCCACGCGCCTGACCAGGTGCTGTACCTGGGCTCGTTCTCCAAGGTGCTGGCGCCGGGCCTGCGCCTGGGCTACGTGGTGGCGCCCAAGCCGCTGTACCCCAAGCTGCTGCAGGCCAAGCAGGCGGCCGACCTGCACACGCCGGGCTTCAATCAGCGCGTGGTGTACGAGGTGATCAAGGACGGCTTCCTCGACCGCCACGTGCCCACCATCCGCGCCCGCTACAAGGCCCAGCGCGATGCGATGAAGGCCGCGCTGGAACAGCACCTGCCCGCCGGCTGTCGCTGGCAGCTGCCCGATGGCGGCATGTTCTTCTGGGTGGAGCTGCCCGAGGGCCTGGACACGCTGGCCCTGCTGCCCCAAGCGGTGGAAGCCGGTGTGGCCTACGTGCCGGGCGCCGCCTTCTACGCCAGCGCGCCGCGCATGAACACGCTGCGGCTGAGCTTCGTCACCGTGTCGGCCGAGCGCATCACGCAGGGCGTGGCGGCGCTGGGCCGGGTGTTTCAACAAGCCCTGGAGTCTCAGCCATGA
- a CDS encoding DMT family transporter produces the protein MNTAAPATASFPAPAAAAALRDSRRGWWLCLAGVLMFSLSIPMTRLAGGDASQPQLPPDFVAIGRAAVAGLLSALVLWATHAPRPRGRQWGLLAVSAAGVVFGFPWFSGFAVRHVEAIHAAVITGFLPLATAAVGAVWLRQRPAPAFWACALLGCALVLAFAAVQGGGRLQAADGLLLAAVASGAVGYVGGARLAAQGLRGEHVICWMLVLCLPLTLPWTIAIALQQPAALAEARPAAWGGFAYVSLVSMWLGFFAWYRGLALGGTLRVSQVQLVQPFASMLVAVPLLGERLDAMTLLFALAVIATVLVGKRLPVHPPRPEPAR, from the coding sequence ATGAACACTGCCGCCCCCGCCACCGCCTCTTTCCCCGCGCCAGCCGCGGCTGCCGCCCTGCGTGACAGCCGCCGCGGCTGGTGGCTCTGCCTGGCGGGGGTGCTGATGTTCTCGCTGAGCATCCCGATGACGCGGCTGGCCGGCGGCGATGCCTCGCAGCCGCAGCTGCCGCCCGATTTCGTGGCCATCGGCCGTGCGGCGGTGGCCGGTTTGCTGTCGGCGTTGGTCCTGTGGGCCACCCACGCCCCGCGGCCGCGCGGCCGCCAATGGGGCCTGCTGGCGGTCAGCGCCGCCGGCGTGGTGTTCGGCTTTCCGTGGTTCAGCGGCTTTGCGGTGCGCCATGTCGAGGCCATCCACGCGGCGGTGATCACCGGCTTTTTGCCGCTGGCCACCGCCGCGGTGGGCGCGGTGTGGCTGCGCCAGCGGCCGGCACCCGCCTTCTGGGCCTGCGCGCTGCTGGGTTGCGCGCTGGTGCTGGCTTTTGCCGCGGTGCAGGGTGGTGGCCGGCTGCAGGCGGCCGATGGCCTGCTGCTGGCTGCCGTGGCCAGCGGCGCCGTGGGCTACGTGGGCGGCGCCCGCTTGGCGGCCCAGGGCCTGCGCGGCGAACACGTCATCTGCTGGATGCTGGTGCTGTGCCTGCCCCTCACGCTGCCCTGGACCATCGCCATCGCGCTGCAGCAGCCGGCGGCGCTGGCCGAGGCGCGGCCGGCGGCCTGGGGCGGCTTCGCATATGTGTCCCTGGTGTCGATGTGGCTGGGCTTCTTCGCCTGGTACCGCGGCCTGGCGCTGGGCGGTACGCTGCGGGTGAGCCAGGTGCAGCTGGTGCAGCCCTTTGCCTCCATGCTGGTGGCCGTGCCGCTGCTGGGTGAGCGGCTGGACGCCATGACGCTGCTGTTCGCGCTGGCCGTGATCGCCACCGTGCTGGTGGGCAAGCGCCTGCCGGTTCACCCCCCACGACCGGAGCCCGCACGATGA
- a CDS encoding aspartate/glutamate racemase family protein: MKTLGLLGGMSWESTAVYYRLLNQGVSRRLGGLHSAPLRIASVDFAPVAQWQSAGQWAAAAQHLGALGSGLWRAGAQGLVLATNTMHKVADTIEAAAGLPLLHIADATGAAIRAAGLSCVGLLGTRFTMEDSTIVIDRLRQRSGLEVLVPPAADRARVHAVIYDELCRGVVTEASRQAYLGVIDRLAARGAQGVILGCTEISLLLDPLQHAFPLFDSTALHAEAAVRWMLDEPTHPDRKPT; the protein is encoded by the coding sequence ATGAAGACGCTGGGACTGCTGGGCGGCATGAGCTGGGAATCCACCGCCGTCTACTACCGCCTGCTCAACCAGGGCGTGTCGCGCCGGCTGGGCGGGCTGCACAGCGCGCCGCTGCGCATCGCCAGCGTCGACTTCGCGCCGGTGGCGCAGTGGCAGAGCGCCGGCCAGTGGGCCGCCGCGGCGCAGCACCTGGGCGCGCTGGGCTCGGGCCTGTGGCGCGCCGGTGCGCAGGGCCTGGTGCTGGCCACCAACACCATGCACAAGGTGGCCGACACCATCGAAGCCGCTGCCGGCCTGCCGCTGCTGCACATCGCCGATGCCACGGGCGCCGCCATCCGTGCGGCCGGCCTGTCGTGCGTGGGCCTGCTGGGCACGCGCTTCACGATGGAGGACAGCACCATCGTCATCGACCGCCTGCGCCAGCGCAGCGGCCTGGAGGTGCTGGTGCCGCCGGCCGCCGACCGGGCGCGGGTGCATGCCGTCATCTACGATGAACTGTGCCGCGGCGTGGTGACCGAGGCCTCGCGCCAGGCCTACCTGGGCGTCATCGACCGGCTGGCCGCCCGCGGTGCGCAAGGCGTCATCCTGGGCTGCACCGAAATCTCGCTGCTGCTGGACCCGCTCCAGCATGCGTTCCCGCTGTTCGACAGCACCGCCCTGCATGCCGAAGCCGCCGTTCGCTGGATGCTGGACGAACCCACCCACCCCGACAGAAAGCCCACATGA